A portion of the Pseudomonas sp. PSE14 genome contains these proteins:
- a CDS encoding MurR/RpiR family transcriptional regulator: MLTLKDRLNSPEVDLTKAERKVLRALLDDYPRLGLGPMSRLARQAGVSDPTILRLVKKLGFAGYSDFQNALMAEVDDRLRSPRTLLAGRREGMSNNDAWSNFLSDASEGIQRTLALTQADDIRLLGDWLLDTRTRVFCHGGRFSRFLAGYLVAHLRMLRSGCLLLDDGAALPDQLNDIDRQVLVVVFDYRRYQAQALGVAKAAKARGARVVLFTDVYDSPLREFADLIVSAPVESPSPFDTLVPAMAQVEALIASLVARMDGHLDERLEGIDHLRAAFGSHILEE, encoded by the coding sequence ATGCTCACACTCAAAGACCGCCTGAACTCCCCCGAAGTCGACCTCACCAAAGCCGAGCGCAAGGTGCTGCGCGCCCTGCTCGACGACTACCCGCGCCTGGGCCTGGGGCCGATGTCGCGCCTGGCCCGCCAGGCCGGCGTGAGCGACCCGACGATCCTGCGGCTGGTGAAGAAACTGGGCTTCGCCGGCTACAGCGATTTCCAGAATGCGCTGATGGCGGAAGTGGATGACCGCCTGCGCTCGCCACGCACCCTGCTCGCCGGACGCCGCGAGGGGATGAGCAACAACGACGCCTGGTCGAACTTCCTCAGCGACGCCAGCGAAGGCATCCAGCGCACCCTGGCGCTGACCCAGGCCGATGACATCCGCCTGCTCGGCGACTGGCTGCTCGATACGCGCACCCGCGTGTTCTGCCATGGCGGCCGCTTCAGCCGCTTCCTCGCCGGTTACCTGGTGGCGCACCTGCGCATGCTGCGCAGCGGCTGCCTGCTGCTGGACGATGGCGCCGCGCTGCCCGATCAACTCAACGACATCGACCGCCAGGTACTGGTGGTGGTGTTCGACTACCGCCGCTACCAGGCCCAGGCACTGGGCGTGGCCAAGGCCGCGAAGGCGCGCGGCGCACGTGTGGTGCTGTTCACCGACGTGTACGACTCGCCGCTGCGCGAGTTCGCCGACCTGATCGTCAGCGCACCGGTGGAGTCGCCCTCGCCCTTCGACACCCTGGTGCCCGCCATGGCCCAGGTCGAAGCACTGATTGCCAGCCTGGTGGCGCGCATGGACGGCCACCTCGATGAACGCCTCGAAGGCATCGATCACCTGCGTGCTGCCTTCGGCAGCCACATCCTGGAGGAATAA
- a CDS encoding isochorismatase family cysteine hydrolase has protein sequence MFSLPHQSPRDLPYTPGQTAILFVDMQNAWVIPGRDAHVDPQTHRYFYDRVEATVVPNQQRLLAAMREVGGEVLHTIIESLTADGRDRSLDHKLSDMHLPKGSPDAQVIDALAPAENEIVLPKTSSGVFNSTAIDYVLRNLNTRHLIVCGVVTDQCVDMAVRDAADRGYLVTLVEDACATHTPERHQACLDAIKGYCWIADTDTVLARIAALA, from the coding sequence GTGTTCAGCCTGCCCCACCAATCGCCCCGCGACCTGCCGTACACACCGGGCCAGACCGCCATTCTGTTCGTCGATATGCAGAACGCCTGGGTAATCCCCGGCCGCGACGCTCATGTCGATCCGCAGACACACCGCTACTTCTACGATCGCGTCGAGGCGACCGTGGTGCCGAACCAGCAGCGCCTGCTGGCCGCGATGCGCGAGGTGGGCGGCGAAGTCCTGCACACCATCATCGAAAGCCTCACCGCCGATGGGCGTGACCGCTCGCTGGACCACAAGCTGTCCGACATGCACCTGCCCAAGGGCAGCCCCGACGCCCAGGTCATCGACGCCCTGGCGCCTGCAGAAAACGAAATCGTCCTGCCCAAGACGTCCTCGGGCGTCTTCAACTCCACCGCGATCGACTACGTGCTGCGCAACCTGAACACCCGCCACCTGATCGTCTGCGGCGTAGTCACCGACCAGTGCGTCGACATGGCCGTGCGCGATGCCGCCGACCGCGGCTATCTGGTCACCCTGGTGGAAGACGCTTGCGCCACCCATACCCCCGAGCGCCACCAGGCCTGCCTGGATGCGATCAAGGGCTATTGCTGGATCGCCGACACCGACACCGTGCTCGCACGAATCGCCGCGCTGGCCTGA